A stretch of Oscillospiraceae bacterium DNA encodes these proteins:
- a CDS encoding DNA-directed RNA polymerase subunit alpha, which translates to MFMIERPSITTLETSEDGSHGVFVVEPLERGFGMTLGNSLRRILLSSLPGVAVTRVKIDGVLHEISTIPGVKEDVTEIILNIKGITAKLHSTVPKTAIIDAHGECKVTAGDIVSDSELEIINPDHHIATLSSSANLYMELVFDNGRGYVSSDKNKQNGTPTIGVIYTDSIFTPVYKVNYTVGNTRVGNSIDFDKLTLDVTTNGIITAKESISLAAKILNEHLNLFIDLSDEAKKAEIMVDREETIKEKVLEMTIEELDMSVRSFNCLKRAGIDTVEDLTNRTEEDMIKVRNLGKKSLEEVIHKLHSLGLGLKKEEE; encoded by the coding sequence ATTTTTATGATTGAAAGACCGAGCATTACCACCCTGGAAACCTCGGAGGACGGTTCTCACGGCGTATTTGTTGTAGAGCCACTTGAACGCGGTTTCGGAATGACTCTCGGCAATTCTTTACGCAGAATATTGCTCAGCTCGTTACCCGGTGTAGCGGTAACTCGTGTTAAAATAGATGGTGTTTTGCACGAAATTTCCACAATTCCGGGTGTTAAAGAGGATGTAACCGAAATAATCCTGAACATCAAGGGAATTACCGCTAAACTTCATTCAACCGTACCCAAAACGGCAATCATTGATGCCCACGGTGAATGTAAAGTTACAGCAGGCGACATCGTTTCCGATTCGGAACTTGAAATAATCAACCCGGATCATCATATAGCAACCTTGTCTTCCAGTGCAAATCTTTATATGGAGCTTGTATTCGACAATGGCCGCGGCTACGTGTCCAGCGATAAGAACAAGCAAAACGGTACTCCTACCATCGGTGTTATTTACACCGACTCCATATTCACACCTGTTTACAAGGTAAACTATACAGTAGGTAATACCCGTGTGGGCAACAGCATTGATTTTGATAAGTTAACGCTGGATGTAACCACCAACGGAATTATAACTGCTAAGGAATCAATTTCGCTTGCAGCCAAGATTCTCAACGAACATCTCAACCTCTTCATAGACCTTTCTGATGAAGCTAAGAAGGCTGAAATCATGGTTGACAGAGAGGAAACCATCAAAGAAAAAGTCCTTGAGATGACCATTGAGGAGCTTGACATGTCGGTTCGTTCGTTTAACTGCTTGAAGCGCGCAGGTATTGATACCGTTGAGGACCTGACCAACCGTACCGAAGAGGATATGATAAAGGTCAGAAACCTCGGCAAAAAATCGCTTGAGGAAGTTATACACAAGCTTCATTCTTTGGGCTTAGGCCTCAAGAAGGAAGAAGAATAA
- the rpsD gene encoding 30S ribosomal protein S4 — MAKYTGPACRQCRREGVKLFLKGDRCFSDKCAITRRSTVPGQHGAGRKTVKEYGLQLREKQKAKRYYGILEKQFRNYYDKASRQEGKAGENLLTMIEKRLDNVVYRLGFADSRREARQFVLHGHFTLNGKKVNIPSLIVKPGDVISIKDTSRAKPRIKEILEGVEATNTPKWIELDKTNFVAKIAQNPQRDDIDFPFEENLIVELYSK; from the coding sequence ATGGCAAAATATACAGGTCCTGCTTGCAGACAGTGCCGCAGAGAAGGCGTTAAGCTTTTCCTCAAGGGCGACCGCTGCTTTAGCGACAAGTGCGCTATAACCCGCCGTTCTACCGTTCCCGGTCAGCATGGCGCAGGCAGAAAAACAGTAAAAGAATACGGCTTACAGCTTCGTGAAAAGCAGAAGGCCAAGAGATACTACGGTATTCTCGAAAAGCAGTTCAGAAACTACTACGACAAGGCTTCCAGACAGGAAGGTAAAGCCGGTGAAAACCTGCTCACCATGATCGAAAAGCGTCTTGATAACGTAGTTTACAGACTGGGATTCGCAGATAGCCGCAGAGAAGCAAGACAGTTTGTTCTTCATGGTCACTTCACCCTCAACGGCAAGAAGGTTAACATTCCTTCTCTTATCGTTAAACCCGGTGATGTTATTTCCATAAAGGATACCAGCCGTGCAAAGCCTCGTATTAAGGAAATTCTCGAAGGCGTAGAAGCTACCAACACACCTAAGTGGATTGAGCTTGATAAGACCAACTTTGTTGCGAAAATCGCTCAGAACCCTCAGCGTGATGATATCGACTTCCCGTTCGAAGAAAACCTCATCGTCGAGCTGTATTCCAAATAA
- the rpsK gene encoding 30S ribosomal protein S11 — protein MAAKAQAKKVIRKRRERKNVEAGAAHIRSTYNNTIVTITDTNGNALSWASAGELGFKGSKKSTPFAAQMAAETAAKAAMEHGLKTVEVYVKGPGQGRESAIRALQTAGLSINLIKDVTPIPHNGCRPPKRRRV, from the coding sequence ATGGCTGCAAAAGCACAGGCTAAGAAAGTAATCAGAAAACGCCGCGAACGTAAAAACGTCGAGGCAGGCGCTGCGCACATCCGTTCTACTTACAACAATACCATCGTTACAATCACTGATACGAACGGAAATGCATTATCATGGGCATCGGCAGGCGAGCTCGGCTTTAAAGGTTCTAAGAAGTCCACTCCCTTTGCCGCACAGATGGCTGCAGAAACTGCTGCCAAAGCCGCTATGGAACATGGCTTGAAGACTGTTGAAGTTTATGTAAAAGGTCCCGGTCAGGGAAGAGAAAGCGCAATCCGCGCACTTCAGACCGCAGGTCTCAGCATCAACCTCATCAAAGACGTAACACCTATTCCGCATAACGGATGCCGTCCTCCCAAGAGAAGACGTGTATAA
- the rpsM gene encoding 30S ribosomal protein S13 has protein sequence MARIAGVDIPREKRVEIGLTYIYGIGRTTSNKILAKAGVNPDTRCKDLTDDEVAKLRDIIEEYTVEGDLRRNIAYDIKRMVEIGCYRGVRHRKGLPVRGQRTKTNARTRKGPAKTIANKKK, from the coding sequence ATGGCTCGTATAGCAGGCGTAGATATCCCAAGAGAGAAACGTGTTGAGATTGGTCTTACCTATATTTACGGTATAGGCAGAACGACCTCTAACAAAATCCTTGCCAAAGCCGGTGTAAACCCTGACACCAGATGTAAGGACCTCACCGATGACGAAGTCGCTAAGCTCCGTGACATCATCGAAGAATACACCGTTGAAGGTGACCTTCGCAGAAATATCGCTTATGATATTAAGAGAATGGTTGAAATCGGTTGTTACAGAGGCGTAAGACACAGAAAGGGTCTTCCTGTTCGCGGACAGCGTACCAAAACAAACGCTCGTACACGTAAGGGACCCGCTAAAACAATAGCAAATAAGAAGAAGTAA
- the rpmJ gene encoding 50S ribosomal protein L36: MKVKPSVKKICEKCKIIKRKGNIMVICENPKHKQKQG; the protein is encoded by the coding sequence ATGAAAGTTAAACCTTCTGTAAAGAAAATTTGCGAAAAGTGCAAGATTATCAAGAGAAAAGGCAACATCATGGTAATCTGCGAGAACCCCAAGCATAAACAGAAACAAGGATAA
- the infA gene encoding translation initiation factor IF-1 has translation MAKDDVMEFEGTVVETLPSANFKVKLPNDMIILAHVSGKMRMNYIKIIPGDRVLVDVSVYDPTKGRITRRL, from the coding sequence CTGGCTAAAGACGATGTAATGGAATTTGAGGGCACAGTTGTTGAGACATTGCCCAGTGCAAATTTCAAAGTTAAGTTACCCAACGACATGATCATCTTGGCGCATGTATCCGGCAAGATGCGCATGAACTATATCAAGATAATCCCGGGTGACAGAGTATTGGTAGATGTTTCGGTATATGATCCTACCAAGGGTAGAATTACCCGGAGATTGTAA
- a CDS encoding RNA-binding protein → MDIISGSIVLSTAGRDSDRMFAVVGIIDENYVLISDGRVRRLETPKKKKLKHLKFISQSEEIAQKISDGKLTNNILKKELSVIMY, encoded by the coding sequence ATGGACATTATAAGTGGAAGTATAGTGCTTTCCACGGCAGGCCGCGATTCTGACAGAATGTTCGCAGTAGTTGGAATTATAGATGAAAACTATGTTCTTATTTCGGATGGACGTGTCAGACGGCTTGAAACTCCAAAGAAAAAGAAGCTTAAGCATTTGAAGTTCATTTCTCAGAGTGAAGAAATTGCTCAAAAGATTTCTGACGGCAAGCTCACAAACAACATCTTGAAAAAAGAGCTTTCTGTTATCATGTATTGA
- the map gene encoding type I methionyl aminopeptidase yields MIILKTASQIELMREAGKITGAALQLGGEMAKEGVSLLAIDKKIRSFIESHGAKPSFLGYAGFPASACISVNSEVIHGIPDDRVLKNGDIVKIDVGAFYKGYHGDSANTFAVGEVTEEAKKLIEVTRQSFYDGVAIIKENCRIGDISAAIQATVEDNGFSVVRDFIGHGVGKNLHEEPDVPNFGRAGRGPRVVPGMTFAIEPMVCVGDYHVRTLENDWTVVTVDGSISAHYEHTIALTDNGVELLTLI; encoded by the coding sequence ATGATCATTTTAAAAACAGCAAGTCAAATAGAACTTATGCGTGAGGCGGGAAAGATAACGGGGGCTGCTCTTCAACTGGGTGGCGAGATGGCAAAAGAGGGTGTATCCCTTCTCGCCATTGATAAAAAGATCCGATCTTTTATTGAATCCCACGGCGCTAAGCCATCATTTCTCGGATATGCCGGTTTCCCCGCTTCAGCATGCATCAGCGTAAACAGCGAGGTTATTCACGGTATACCTGATGACAGAGTTCTTAAAAACGGTGACATCGTTAAAATCGACGTAGGTGCGTTTTATAAGGGCTACCACGGTGACAGCGCAAACACCTTTGCGGTAGGCGAGGTAACCGAAGAAGCCAAAAAACTTATAGAAGTAACCCGACAAAGCTTTTACGACGGAGTTGCCATAATCAAGGAAAATTGCCGTATCGGAGATATTTCCGCGGCAATACAGGCAACGGTTGAAGATAACGGCTTTTCGGTAGTCCGCGACTTTATCGGTCACGGGGTCGGAAAGAATCTTCACGAGGAGCCTGATGTACCTAATTTCGGCAGAGCCGGCAGAGGTCCCAGGGTTGTTCCGGGTATGACATTCGCCATAGAACCTATGGTTTGCGTTGGTGATTATCATGTCCGTACGCTGGAAAATGACTGGACGGTTGTTACAGTTGACGGGTCGATTTCAGCGCATTACGAACACACAATAGCACTTACGGATAACGGTGTAGAGCTGCTGACTTTGATATGA
- a CDS encoding adenylate kinase translates to MNIIFLGAPGAGKGTQAEIVSERLAIPTISTGAIIREAIKNKTPMGLSAQAAIEKGELVSDDVVIGIIKDRLAESDCKNGFILDGFPRTIAQAEALEKMGVKIDKVVNIFVSDEDIVQRMSGRRVCSACGTSYHTVFKPTKDNKTCDKCSAELIIRKDDDPEVVKSRLAVYHEQTAPLEAFYNDKKLLVTVVGQEKLEDTTKLTLEALNIK, encoded by the coding sequence ATGAATATAATCTTTTTGGGTGCCCCCGGCGCGGGAAAAGGAACACAGGCCGAAATCGTAAGTGAAAGACTCGCAATTCCGACAATATCCACCGGTGCCATAATTCGTGAGGCAATCAAAAACAAGACTCCTATGGGTCTTTCAGCGCAGGCAGCTATCGAAAAAGGTGAGCTTGTTTCAGACGATGTCGTTATCGGAATTATCAAGGACAGACTTGCTGAAAGCGACTGCAAAAACGGATTTATTTTAGACGGTTTCCCAAGGACAATAGCTCAGGCAGAAGCACTCGAGAAAATGGGTGTAAAAATCGATAAAGTCGTTAACATTTTCGTATCTGATGAAGATATTGTACAGCGCATGAGCGGAAGACGTGTTTGTTCGGCTTGCGGTACAAGTTATCATACGGTTTTCAAGCCGACCAAGGATAACAAAACCTGTGATAAATGCTCTGCTGAGCTTATTATCCGCAAGGATGATGATCCCGAGGTTGTTAAGAGCCGTCTTGCCGTTTACCACGAGCAAACCGCACCGCTTGAAGCGTTCTACAATGACAAAAAGTTACTTGTCACAGTTGTTGGCCAGGAAAAGCTTGAAGATACTACAAAGTTAACGCTTGAGGCTTTAAACATCAAATGA